Proteins co-encoded in one Carassius gibelio isolate Cgi1373 ecotype wild population from Czech Republic chromosome A15, carGib1.2-hapl.c, whole genome shotgun sequence genomic window:
- the LOC128029113 gene encoding sarcolipin, whose translation MDRSAQELFLNFMIVLITVLLMWLLVKQYQDA comes from the coding sequence ATGGACCGATCCGCACAAGAGCTCTTTCTGAACTTTATGATTGTGTTGATCACAGTTCTGCTCATGTGGTTACTGGTCAAACAATACCAGGATGCATGA
- the LOC128029111 gene encoding eukaryotic translation initiation factor 3 subunit K-like isoform X1: protein MGTTFEQMRANVGKLLRGIDRYNPENLSTLERYVDTQARENTYDLEANLATDTHTHTYTHTPDDVNLTTDTQVKVWMNKYGWTENEDVQIFIHSQEESVKPKNIVEKIDFESVSSIMATSQ, encoded by the exons ATGGGGACGACATTCGAGCAGATGAGAGCGAATGTCGGCAAACTTCTGCGCGGCATCGACAG GTATAACCCGGAGAATCTGTCCACGCTGGAGCGATACGTGGACACACAGGCCAGAGAAAACACCTACGACCTGGAGGCCAACCtggccacagacacacacacacacacatacacacacacacctgatgatgTTAATCTCACCACAGACACCCAGGTGAAGGTCTGGATGAATAAGTACGGCTGGACAGAGAATGAAGATGTACAGATATTCATTCACAGTCAGGAGGAGAGCGTCAAGCCCAAGAACATCGTGGAGAAGATCGACTTTGAGA GTGTGTCCAGCATCATGGCCACatcacagtga
- the LOC128029114 gene encoding WD repeat-containing protein 20-like has protein sequence MAADGGALKDINEIKSQFRTREGFYKLLTLSDSQQRAGLPRGPSAGVTVGPGAGAGGGAGVGLVQGQGPGAAANSSPGFLPPVRVSMVKLKPEDPSEDSERVCFNIGRELYFYTYTNIKKAVDLSKPIDKRIYKGTQPTCHDFNQYSATADSVALIVGFSAGQVQYLDPIKKETSKLFNEERLIDKSKVTCLKWLPKSENLFLASHASGHLYLYNVEHPCGTTAPQYCLLRQGEGFSVYSCKTKTPRNPLLRWAVGEGGLNEFAFSPDGVHVACVSQDGCLRVFHFDSMELQGVMKSYFGGLLCVSWSPDGKYLATGGEDDLVTVWSFAESRVVARGHGHKSWVNVVAFDPFTTHLEDDERMELSGSEEDLQQGALHFGRVRTSSTLSRLSRHSSKGGASSVTYRFGSVGQDTQFCLWDLTDDVLYPRLPLSRAITNTFGPTIPSSTALSGSSGVEGHHHPSNPHQTSTLPLPLPRSLSRSNSLPHPAVANTSKSQGATESSGTGVSAGTGGGSTPFSIGRFATLSLQERKSDKSGVGGEKEHKRYHSLGNISKSNDKINVAPRSSRLDGAKVLGTTLCPRMNEVPLLEPLVCKKIAHERLTVLVFMNDCIITACQEGLICTWARPGKTLPSQPLSAQNGNSPSGTVV, from the exons TCAATGAGATTAAATCACAGTTCCGGACCCGCGAGGGATTCTacaagctgctcaccctctcggACTCTCAGCAGCGGGCCGGGCTTCCGCGGGGCCCCTCGGCGGGTGTCACGGTGGGGCCGGGCGCGGGAGCGGGTGGCGGCGCCGGTGTGGGGCTGGTGCAGGGGCAGGGGCCCGGGGCCGCCGCTAACTCCTCTCCGGGCTTCCTGCCGCCGGTGCGGGTGTCGATGGTGAAGCTGAAGCCCGAGGACCCCAGCGAGGACTCGGAGCGAGTGTGTTTCAACATCGGCAGAGAACTGTACTTCTACACCTACACCAACATCAAGAAG gcagtGGATCTCAGTAAGCCCATAGACAAGCGCATCTATAAGGGAACTCAGCCCACCTGTCATGACTTTAACCAGTATTCGGCCACAGCTGACAGCGTGGCTCTGATCGTGGGCTTCTCCGCTGGACAGGTGCAGTACCTCGACCCCATCAAGAAGGAGACCAGCAAGCTCTTTAACGAGGAG AGGCTGATAGACAAATCAAAGGTGACGTGTCTCAAATGGCTGCCCAAGTCGGAGAACCTCTTCCTGGCGTCTCATGCGAGCGGTCACCTCTACCTCTATAACGTGGAGCACCCGTGTGGCACCACCGCGCCGCAGTACTGTCTGCTCCGGCAGGGCGAGGGCTTCTCCGTCTACTCCTGCAAGACCAAGACGCCCCGTAACCCGCTGCTCCGCTGGGCGGTCGGCGAGGGAGGGCTGAACGAATTCGCCTTCTCGCCCGATGGCGTTCACGTGGCCTGCGTCAGTCAGGACGGCTGCCTGCGCGTCTTCCACTTCGACTCGATGGAGCTGCAGGGCGTGATGAAGAGCTACTTCGGCGGGCTTCTCTGCGTCTCCTGGAGCCCTGATGGGAAGTATCTCGCAACGGGAGGAGAAGACGATTTAGTGACCGTCTGGTCGTTCGCCGAGAGTCGTGTGGTGGCGCGCGGACACGGGCACAAGTCCTGGGTCAACGTCGTAGCGTTCGACCCGTTCACGACGCACCTGGAGGACGACGAGCGGATGGAGCTCAGTGGGAGCGAGGAGGATCTCCAGCAGGGGGCGCTGCACTTCGGCCGCGTGCGAACTAGCAGCACGCTCTCGCGTCTCTCGCGACACAGCTCCAAAGGAGGCGCTTCGTCTGTGACGTACCGCTTCGGATCCGTCGGCCAGGACACACAGTTCTGTTTGTGGGATCTGACAGACGACGTTCTGTATCCGCGGCTTCCGCTCTCCCGCGCAATTACGAACACATTCGGCCCTACGATTCCTAGCAGCACGGCGTTGAGCGGAAGCAGCGGAGTCGAAGGTCACCATCATCCCTCAAACCCTCATCAGACGTCAACGCTGCCACTGCCTTTACCTCGCTCGCTGTCGCGCTCCAACTCCCTTCCACATCCCGCCGTCGCCAACACCTCCAAGAGCCAGGGGGCGACGGAGAGCAGCGGCACAGGCGTGAGCGCTGGCACAGGTGGAGGAAGCACACCGTTTAGCATCGGCCGCTTCGCTACGCTGTCGCTACAAGAACGCAAATCAGATAAATCCGGGGTGGGAGGAGAAAAGGAGCACAAGCGCTATCACAGCCTCGGGAACATCAGCAAAAGCAACGATAAGATTAACGTGGCGCCGCGCAGCTCCCGGCTAGATGGCGCTAAAGTGCTGGGAACCACTCTGTGTCCGCGGATGAACGAGGTGCCGCTGCTGGAGCCACTGGTGTGCAAGAAGATCGCCCACGAGCGGCTCACCGTGCTGGTCTTCATGAACGACTGCATCATCACGGCGTGTCAGGAAGGACTCATCTGCACTTGGGCCAGACCCGGGAAAACA CTCCCGTCTCAGCCGCTGTCAGCACAGAACGGAAACTCTCCGAGCGGGACCGTGGTATAG
- the LOC128029109 gene encoding histone H3.3A has translation MARTKQTARKSTGGKAPRKQLATKAARKSAPSTGGVKKPHRYRPGTVALREIRRYQKSTELLIRKLPFQRLVREIAQDFKTDLRFQSAAIGALQEASEAYLVGLFEDTNLCAIHAKRVTIMPKDIQLARRIRGERA, from the exons ATGGCCCGTACGAAGCAGACCGCCCGTAAATCCACCGGAGGAAAAGCTCCTCGTAAGCAGCTGGCGACTAAAGCGGCCCGTAAGAGTGCGCCCTCTACTGGAGGAGTCAAGAAGCCCCATCGCTACAG gccCGGGACCGTGGCTCTGCGTGAGATCCGCCGCTACCAGAAGTCCACCGAGCTGCTGATCCGCAAGCTTCCCTTCCAGCGTCTGGTGCGTGAGATCGCTCAGGACTTCAAGACCGACCTGCGCTTCCAGAGCGCCGCCATCGGAGCCCTGCAG gaggccAGCGAGGCGTATCTGGTGGGTCTGTTTGAGGACACAAACCTCTGTGCCATCCACGCCAAGCGTGTCACCATCATGCCCAAAGACATCCAGCTGGCACGCCGCATCCGTGGAGAACGAGCCtga
- the si:ch1073-429i10.1 gene encoding delta(14)-sterol reductase TM7SF2 isoform X1 — translation MTTDKQEYQMHRNRSLQDTGNGKLEDGADVDGKCVVQVQSRWNNIHLSLVCVLLGISLIMMLDGCRPSSESWVLLGSAGIPIWDWTSVCVVMFFTVLQVALYYLPVGQVTEGKMGCDGKRLKYKLNGLHAFLLTVVLMLVLWFSGVLRPGAVMDRIFSLVSAAMAVSLVFSLMLFLCPIRTPSSAHVTYNNTAKRLLKFVLGQSMDPRLGIIDVKHFVMVRVGFIGWGMMDVNYLLTAIETKNSSLSLLLVIIFQLIYILDFLIDEGSVLTTKEFTDEPIGFIMILGEFIWIPFFSSLPVYFLLQRPNHIHFLSAVPICLLFGTGFLIYYLSNEQKDGFRRNPKDPAYARLKTILSPAGSSLLVSGWFGWVRHPNYSGDILMMLAWCLPCGFSSVLPYLPALQCFHLLRQRANEIEESCLKKHRDAWREYCRRVPYKLLPYVY, via the exons ATGACGACTGACAAACAAGAATATCAG ATGCACAGGAACAGATCCCTACAGGACACAGGTAACGGAAAGCTTGAGGATGGAGCTGATGTTGATGGCAAATGTGTTGTACAAGTCCAGAGCAGATGGAACAACATCC acctgTCCCTGGTGTGTGTTCTGTTGGGCATCTCTCTCATAATGATGCTGGATGGCTGCCGGCCCTCCTCCGAGTCGTGGGTTCTGCTCGGTTCTGCTGGAATCCCGATCTGGGACTggacgtctgtgtgtgtggtgatgTTCTTCACTGTCCTGCAGGTGGCACTCTATTATCTACCTGTGGGACAGGTGACAGAAGGCAAGATGGGCTGCGATGGAAAGCGTTTGAAATACAAACTCAACG GTCTGCATGCGTTTCTCCTGACTGTGGTTCTGATGCTGGTTCTGTGGTTCTCTGGTGTTCTGCGGCCTGGCGCTGTGATGGACAGGATCTTCTCTCTGGTGAGCGCAGCTATGGCCGTCTCTCTGGTCTTCAGCCTCATGCTGTTCCTGTGTCCAATCAGAACACCCTCCTCCGCACACGTGACCTACAACAACACGG CAAAGCGCCTGCTGAAGTTTGTTCTGGGTCAGAGCATGGACCCTCGTCTGGGCATCATCGACGTCAAGCACTTCGTGATGGTCAGGGTTGGGTTTATCGGCTGG GGCATGATGGATGTGAATTATCTCCTGACCGCTATAGAGACGAAGAActcgtctctctctctgctgctcgTCATCATCTTTCAGCTCATTTACATACTGGACTTCCTCATCGATGAG GGCTCTGTTCTGACGACCAAAGAGTTCACGGACGAGCCGATTGGGTTCATCATGATTCTGGGCGAGTTCATCTGGATCCCTTTCTTCTCCAGTCTTCCCGTTTACTTCCTGCTTCAGAGGCCCAATCACATCCACTTCCTGTCTGCCGTCCCCATCTGCCTGCTCTTCG GTACAGGCTTCTTGATTTATTACCTGTCCAACGAGCAGAAAGATGGTTTCCGCAGAAATCCCAAGGATCCGGCTTACGCTC GTCTGAAGACGATCCTCAGCCCGGCCGGAAGCAGTCTGCTGGTGTCCGGATGGTTCGGATGGGTCCGGCACCCCAATTACTCTGGAGACATCCTGATGATGTTGGCCTGGTGTCTGCCGTGCG GCTTCAGCAGTGTTCTGCCGTACTTGCCAGCGCTGCAGTGCTTTCATTTACTGAGGCAACGAGCCAATGAGATCGAAGAATCATGTCTGAAGAAGCACAGAGACGCCTGGAGAGAGTACTGTCGACGAGTGCCATACAAACTGCTGCCTTACGTCTACTGA
- the sfrp2l gene encoding secreted frizzled-related protein 2-like isoform X2: MFNLDSLCVIVLLVSSASRADEGAADDDDDEGLKAHPVSDFVTLAELGTVRSACKPVPNTMGLCFGIGYGEMRLPNLLGHDSAREAQQQSAAWMPLLGKHCHPDTRRFLCSLFAPVCLPGVKAPVRPCRGLCEAVRDACLPVMSAFGFPWPEMFNCSRFPDGSELCIPGERDPSRGEAPDAIRGSAVCEVCSPDSGGEQEIQQDFCKTFRLRIGSWSLVGTDVRVVPQGRSRVLRWAGGPRAAIEQSSLWLPHRCSCPALEGQHTGSYLALGHMQSGRMLLRRLLKWSRDEKELKKFIRTLLRQNC; encoded by the exons ATGTTTAATCTTGATTCTCTGTGTGTGATCGTGTTGCTGGTTTCCAGCGCGTCCAGAGCTGATGAAGgtgctgctgatgatgatgatgatgaaggtctGAAAGCACACCCAGTGTCTGACTTCGTCACGTTGGCGGAGCTCGGCACCGTGCGCTCGGCGTGTAAACCGGTTCCGAACACGATGGGTCTGTGTTTCGGGATCGGTTACGGAGAGATGCGCCTCCCGAACCTGCTGGGTCACGACAGCGCGAGGGAAGCGCAGCAGCAGTCCGCCGCCTGGATGCCTCTGCTCGGCAAGCACTGTCACCCGGACACGCGGCGCTTCCTCTGCTCGCTCTTCGCACCCGTGTGTTTACCGGGGGTCAAGGCTCCGGTGCGCCCGTGTCGGGGTCTCTGTGAGGCGGTGCGGGACGCGTGTCTGCCCGTCATGAGCGCGTTCGGGTTTCCGTGGCCGGAGATGTTCAACTGCAGCCGGTTTCCAGATGGATCGGAGCTCTGCATCCCCGGAGAAAGAGACCCGAGCCGAGGTGAAGCCCCCGACGCGATCAGAG GTTCTGCCGTGTGTGAAGTCTGCAGTCCAGACTCAGGAGGAGAGCAGGAGATCCAGCAGGACTTCTGCAAGA CGTTCAGACTGCGGATCGGCTCCTGGTCTCTGGTCGGGACAGATGTGCGTGTGGTTCCTCAGGGACGCAGTCGTGTTCTCCGCTGGGCCGGTGGGCCACGGGCTGCGATCGAGCAGAGCTCCCTCTGGCTTCCACACAGATGCTCCTGTCCTGCGCTGGAGGGCCAGCACACGGGCTCCTACCTCGCCCTGGGTCACATGCAGAGCGGACGCATGCTCCTCAGAAGACTCCTCAAATGGTCCCGCGATGAGAAAGAGCTGAAAAAGTTCATCAGGACGCTGCTGAGACAAAACTGCTGA
- the LOC128029108 gene encoding transmembrane O-methyltransferase homolog yields MVSPAIAFAFLPLLLTLIIRYRYYFVLLYRAVLIRWVRDCLTGLTREERAYQYILTHATPGDVQSILDTFDQWCSSVEFISNIGPKKGKILDRLLQEHCPITVLELGTHCGYSTVRIARSLPIGARIYSVEMDGGNAKVAEKIIRLAGFDEDMVELIVRPSDEVIPRLREDFGVERLDLVFMDHWKRCYLPDLQLLEGSGLLGEGSIILADNVIFPGAPKFLRHARYSGLYEVRVHRAMLEYMRGIRDGMAELTFLGIK; encoded by the exons ATGGTTTCTCCTGCGATTGCTTTTGCTTTTCTTCCACTCTTACTCACGCTGATCATCCGTTACCGTTATTATTTCGTGCTGCTGTATCGGGCCGTTCTGATCCGCTGGGTGCGGGACTGTCTGACGGGCCTCACCCGAGAGGAGCGGGCGTATCAGTACATCCTGACCCACGCCACACCCGGAGACGTCCAGAGCATCCTGGACACATTCGACCAGTGGTGCAGCTCAGTGGAGTTCATCAGCAACATCGGACCCAAGAAAG GTAAGATTCTGGACCGGCTGCTGCAGGAACACTGTCCCATCACTGTGCTGGAACTGGGCACTCACTGCGGCTACAGCACGGTCCGCATCGCCCGCTCGCTGCCCATCGGCGCACGCATTTACTCCGTCGAGATGGACGGGGGAAACGCTAAGGTGGCTGAGAAAATCATCCGGCTGGCAGGTTTTGATGAAGACATG GTGGAGCTGATCGTGCGTCCGTCGGATGAGGTGATCCCGCGTCTGCGTGAGGATTTCGGCGTGGAGCGTCTGGATCTGGTCTTCATGGATCACTGGAAGCGCTGTTACCTGCCGGACCTGCAGCTGCTGGAGGGGAGCGGTCTGCTCGGTGAGGGCTCCATCATTCTGGCAGATAACGTCATCTTCCCCGGAGCGCCCAAATTCCTGCGACACGCACGGTACTCGGGCCTGTACGAGGTCAGAGTTCACCGCGCCATGCTGGAGTACATGCGGGGCATCCGCGACGGTATGGCCGAG
- the si:ch1073-429i10.1 gene encoding delta(14)-sterol reductase TM7SF2 isoform X2 translates to MTTDKQEYQMHRNRSLQDTGNGKLEDGADVDGKCVVQVQSRWNNIHLSLVCVLLGISLIMMLDGCRPSSESWVLLGSAGIPIWDWTSVCVVMFFTVLQVALYYLPVGQVTEGKMGCDGKRLKYKLNGLHAFLLTVVLMLVLWFSGVLRPGAVMDRIFSLVSAAMAVSLVFSLMLFLCPIRTPSSAHVTYNNTAKRLLKFVLGQSMDPRLGIIDVKHFVMVRVGFIGWGMMDVNYLLTAIETKNSSLSLLLVIIFQLIYILDFLIDEGSVLTTKEFTDEPIGFIMILGEFIWIPFFSSLPVYFLLQRPNHIHFLSAVPICLLFVQFMNRYRLLDLLPVQRAERWFPQKSQGSGLRSSEDDPQPGRKQSAGVRMVRMGPAPQLLWRHPDDVGLVSAVRLQQCSAVLASAAVLSFTEATSQ, encoded by the exons ATGACGACTGACAAACAAGAATATCAG ATGCACAGGAACAGATCCCTACAGGACACAGGTAACGGAAAGCTTGAGGATGGAGCTGATGTTGATGGCAAATGTGTTGTACAAGTCCAGAGCAGATGGAACAACATCC acctgTCCCTGGTGTGTGTTCTGTTGGGCATCTCTCTCATAATGATGCTGGATGGCTGCCGGCCCTCCTCCGAGTCGTGGGTTCTGCTCGGTTCTGCTGGAATCCCGATCTGGGACTggacgtctgtgtgtgtggtgatgTTCTTCACTGTCCTGCAGGTGGCACTCTATTATCTACCTGTGGGACAGGTGACAGAAGGCAAGATGGGCTGCGATGGAAAGCGTTTGAAATACAAACTCAACG GTCTGCATGCGTTTCTCCTGACTGTGGTTCTGATGCTGGTTCTGTGGTTCTCTGGTGTTCTGCGGCCTGGCGCTGTGATGGACAGGATCTTCTCTCTGGTGAGCGCAGCTATGGCCGTCTCTCTGGTCTTCAGCCTCATGCTGTTCCTGTGTCCAATCAGAACACCCTCCTCCGCACACGTGACCTACAACAACACGG CAAAGCGCCTGCTGAAGTTTGTTCTGGGTCAGAGCATGGACCCTCGTCTGGGCATCATCGACGTCAAGCACTTCGTGATGGTCAGGGTTGGGTTTATCGGCTGG GGCATGATGGATGTGAATTATCTCCTGACCGCTATAGAGACGAAGAActcgtctctctctctgctgctcgTCATCATCTTTCAGCTCATTTACATACTGGACTTCCTCATCGATGAG GGCTCTGTTCTGACGACCAAAGAGTTCACGGACGAGCCGATTGGGTTCATCATGATTCTGGGCGAGTTCATCTGGATCCCTTTCTTCTCCAGTCTTCCCGTTTACTTCCTGCTTCAGAGGCCCAATCACATCCACTTCCTGTCTGCCGTCCCCATCTGCCTGCTCTTCG TGCAGTTTATGAACAGGTACAGGCTTCTTGATTTATTACCTGTCCAACGAGCAGAAAGATGGTTTCCGCAGAAATCCCAAGGATCCGGCTTACGCTC GTCTGAAGACGATCCTCAGCCCGGCCGGAAGCAGTCTGCTGGTGTCCGGATGGTTCGGATGGGTCCGGCACCCCAATTACTCTGGAGACATCCTGATGATGTTGGCCTGGTGTCTGCCGTGCG GCTTCAGCAGTGTTCTGCCGTACTTGCCAGCGCTGCAGTGCTTTCATTTACTGAGGCAACGAGCCAATGA
- the LOC128029111 gene encoding eukaryotic translation initiation factor 3 subunit K-like isoform X2 translates to MGTTLEQMRANVGKLLRGIDRYNPENLSTLERYVDTQARENTYDLEANLATDTHTHTYTHTPDDVNLTTDTQVKVWMNKYGWTENEDVQIFIHSQEESVKPKNIVEKIDFESVSSIMATSQ, encoded by the exons ATGGGGACGACATTAGAGCAGATGAGAGCGAATGTCGGCAAACTTCTGCGCGGCATCGACAG GTATAACCCGGAGAATCTGTCCACGCTGGAGCGATACGTGGACACACAGGCCAGAGAAAACACCTACGACCTGGAGGCCAACCtggccacagacacacacacacacacatacacacacacacctgatgatgTTAATCTCACCACAGACACCCAGGTGAAGGTCTGGATGAATAAGTACGGCTGGACAGAGAATGAAGATGTACAGATATTCATTCACAGTCAGGAGGAGAGCGTCAAGCCCAAGAACATCGTGGAGAAGATCGACTTTGAGA GTGTGTCCAGCATCATGGCCACatcacagtga
- the sfrp2l gene encoding secreted frizzled-related protein 2-like isoform X1 codes for MFNLDSLCVIVLLVSSASRADEGAADDDDDEGLKAHPVSDFVTLAELGTVRSACKPVPNTMGLCFGIGYGEMRLPNLLGHDSAREAQQQSAAWMPLLGKHCHPDTRRFLCSLFAPVCLPGVKAPVRPCRGLCEAVRDACLPVMSAFGFPWPEMFNCSRFPDGSELCIPGERDPSRGEAPDAIRGSAVCEVCSPDSGGEQEIQQDFCKSQFAFRLRIGSWSLVGTDVRVVPQGRSRVLRWAGGPRAAIEQSSLWLPHRCSCPALEGQHTGSYLALGHMQSGRMLLRRLLKWSRDEKELKKFIRTLLRQNC; via the exons ATGTTTAATCTTGATTCTCTGTGTGTGATCGTGTTGCTGGTTTCCAGCGCGTCCAGAGCTGATGAAGgtgctgctgatgatgatgatgatgaaggtctGAAAGCACACCCAGTGTCTGACTTCGTCACGTTGGCGGAGCTCGGCACCGTGCGCTCGGCGTGTAAACCGGTTCCGAACACGATGGGTCTGTGTTTCGGGATCGGTTACGGAGAGATGCGCCTCCCGAACCTGCTGGGTCACGACAGCGCGAGGGAAGCGCAGCAGCAGTCCGCCGCCTGGATGCCTCTGCTCGGCAAGCACTGTCACCCGGACACGCGGCGCTTCCTCTGCTCGCTCTTCGCACCCGTGTGTTTACCGGGGGTCAAGGCTCCGGTGCGCCCGTGTCGGGGTCTCTGTGAGGCGGTGCGGGACGCGTGTCTGCCCGTCATGAGCGCGTTCGGGTTTCCGTGGCCGGAGATGTTCAACTGCAGCCGGTTTCCAGATGGATCGGAGCTCTGCATCCCCGGAGAAAGAGACCCGAGCCGAGGTGAAGCCCCCGACGCGATCAGAG GTTCTGCCGTGTGTGAAGTCTGCAGTCCAGACTCAGGAGGAGAGCAGGAGATCCAGCAGGACTTCTGCAAGAGTCAGTTTG CGTTCAGACTGCGGATCGGCTCCTGGTCTCTGGTCGGGACAGATGTGCGTGTGGTTCCTCAGGGACGCAGTCGTGTTCTCCGCTGGGCCGGTGGGCCACGGGCTGCGATCGAGCAGAGCTCCCTCTGGCTTCCACACAGATGCTCCTGTCCTGCGCTGGAGGGCCAGCACACGGGCTCCTACCTCGCCCTGGGTCACATGCAGAGCGGACGCATGCTCCTCAGAAGACTCCTCAAATGGTCCCGCGATGAGAAAGAGCTGAAAAAGTTCATCAGGACGCTGCTGAGACAAAACTGCTGA
- the LOC128029110 gene encoding histone H3.3A — protein sequence MARTKQTARKSTGGKAPRKQLATKAARKSAPSTGGVKKPHRYRPGTVALREIRRYQKSTELLIRKLPFQRLVREIAQDFKTDLRFQSAAIGALQEASEAYLVGLFEDTNLCAIHAKRVTIMPKDIQLARRIRGERA from the exons ATGGCCCGTACGAAGCAGACCGCCCGTAAATCCACCGGAGGAAAAGCTCCTCGTAAGCAGCTGGCGACTAAAGCGGCCCGTAAGAGTGCGCCCTCTACTGGAGGAGTCAAGAAGCCCCATCGCTACAG gccCGGGACAGTGGCTCTGCGTGAGATCCGCCGCTACCAGAAGTCCACCGAGCTGCTGATCCGCAAGCTTCCCTTCCAGCGTCTGGTGCGTGAGATCGCTCAGGACTTCAAGACCGACCTGCGCTTCCAGAGCGCCGCCATCGGAGCCCTGCAG gaggccAGCGAGGCGTATCTGGTGGGTCTGTTTGAGGACACAAACCTGTGTGCCATCCACGCCAAGCGTGTCACCATCATGCCCAAAGACATCCAGCTGGCACGCCGCATCCGTGGAGAACGAGCCtga